In Necator americanus strain Aroian chromosome IV, whole genome shotgun sequence, the following proteins share a genomic window:
- a CDS encoding hypothetical protein (NECATOR_CHRIV.G15044.T1), with protein MATGERRSNLKLLRTSLILDQGDTRTTRHGDCLRLCTYNARTVSTDADLHALLGAAERIKFHVIALQETKCRRSDVRQMNGGTLVIRGEKVPSRNVGGVGFVAYPSVVHLVDFHEILSPCPAILRLRPLRQKPINIINCYSPTPAADESELDAFYEELEEVIRHENSFYKFVVGDFNAKLGKATEEEYRIGRFGLGGMKMAIVQPGCCPPLASFMGTLFS; from the coding sequence atggctaCCGgcgagaggcgatcaaatctcaagttgctcaggacgtcattgattctggaccaaggtgacacacgcacgactcgccacggagactgtctcagattgtgtacttacaacgcgagaacagtgtccacagatgctgacctgcatgcccttctcggagctgcagagcgtattaaatttcacgtgattgctctgcaggagaccaagtgcagaagaagCGACGTAAGACAGATGAATGGCGgcacactcgtcattcgtggagagaaggttccgtcgcgaaatgtaggcggtgttggttttgttgcgtacccatctgtcgtccatcttgtcgattttcacgagatcctgtcaccttgtccggccattcttcgcctccgccctctgcgccaaaaacccatcaatattatcaactgctactcaccaacaccAGCAGCTGacgaatccgaattggacgcattttacgaggagctggaggaagtaatccgccACGAGAactccttctacaaattcgttgtcggagacttcaacgcaaaactaggaaaggccacagaagaggaatacaggattggaagatttggactagggggaatgaaaatggcaatcgtccagccgggctgttgtccgccgctcgcctctttcatgggaactctcttttcatga
- a CDS encoding hypothetical protein (NECATOR_CHRIV.G15043.T1) yields MCMQKVKNEKFGRDDGINGEMLSFTSPSGIREKTKIIRSIRFVVYNALELIILDPLIKLREETTRDEQSGLRSGLIRKLLRRRVGYFCPMVCYNEKLYAEVDMVNWRMTRGKHQHHDRRLQDSNQKRPPARKRKFWTNLAKEDLRTFGVDRQVSHELPVDPG; encoded by the exons ATGTGTAtgcaaaaagtgaagaatgaaaaattcggCAGAGACGATGGAATTAACGGAGAAATGCTGAGTTTTACTTCTCCTTCTGGTATTCGTGAGAagacgaagatcatccgttcaattcGG TTTGTTGTATACAACGCTTTAGAGCTGATCATCCTGGATCCGCTAATCAAACttcgcgaagaaaccacccgCGACGAACAATCCGGACTGCGCTCTGGTCTAATCAG AAAGTTACTTAGACGACGGGTAGGCTACTTTTGCCCGATGGTGTGCTACAACGAAAAGCTTTATGCAGAAGTGGATATGGTGAactggcggatgacacgtggaaaacatcaacatcatgACCG GAGGCTCCAGGACTCAAACCAGAAGAGGCCTCCTGCCCGTAagagaaagttctggacgaaTTTGGCaaaggaagatctgaggacatTTGGCGTTGACAGGCAGGTTTCGCATGAACTGCCTGTCGACCCTGGGTGA
- a CDS encoding hypothetical protein (NECATOR_CHRIV.G15045.T2): MMQKNICYRQRRRKEVICDDCVLEDSLSQGDWHIEEDQTPIIPTDEAPPRILPSKVRVAIKSMKPYTAPGPDFISADFLRAERKKGSQTSGRPREPFLTILMKGDREDLRNYCPICLLNVLYKPVSKVIEVCRVYCLPLVLTFVDYEKAFDSVEINAILSALVDQGVDALYVRTLANCYDRCTTRIQIPSEKGVRQGDTISLKLFTAALQWIMKSLSWEERDMRVDGRFLSNLRFADDIVLFSSSTNEAERRLNELNEAAKRIGLRIKRKKTQFMKNAYCEDGGVQLECSTNLGNFVIRIPRAFYGLGKRLEGRTK; encoded by the exons ATGATgcaaaagaacatctgctatcggcaacgaaggagaaaagaagtcatctgcgacgattgcgtactcgaggactccttgtcccaaggtgactggcacatcgaggaggaccaaAC cccgatcatccccactgatgaagctccaccacggattctcccttcgaaAGTACGAGTCGccatcaagagcatgaaaccttacacagcccccggacctgattttatatcagcagactttcttcgggctg aaagaaagaaaggatcccagaccagtggaagacctcgcgaaccgttcttaacTATTCTTatgaaaggtgaccgagaggaccttcgcaACTActgtccgatatgcttgctgaacgtgttatacaaa CCTGTGTCgaaggtcatagaggtttgccgggtatactgcctgccccttgttctaaccttcgtcgactatgagaaagcttttgacagcgtagaaatcaatgcaatactgtcagcgctggtcgatcaaggtgtggacgctttgtatgtgaggacattagccaattgctatgatcgatgcacgactaggatacagatACCCTCTgaaaagggggtacgacaaggcgatactatatcgctgaagctgttcacagctgcattgcaatggataatgaaatcgctatcctgggaagaaagggacatgcgtgttgatggaagatttctttcgaaccttcgtttcgcggacgacatcgttctcttttcgagcagtaccaatgaagcagaaaggAGGCTCAACGAACTGAACGAAGCAgcgaagagaataggactgcgaataaagaggaagaagacacagttcatgaagaacgcctactgcgaggacggaggagtacaacttgaatgTTCCACAAATcttggaaacttcgtcatacgtatacctcgggcGTTCTATGGActtggaaaacgacttgaaggaagaactaaatAG
- a CDS encoding hypothetical protein (NECATOR_CHRIV.G15046.T1) — protein MGSNESSMGSIRSRKGSYGPTDGPRSSCPSVRLDSSSRLRDPVEYVSKAKHRWAGHIMRRIDDRWTKRTLEWIPRNAKRPRGRPPTR, from the coding sequence ATGGGCAgcaatgagagcagcatgggcagcattcgcagccgtaagggaagctacggaccaactgacggaccgagatcttcgtgcccatctgttcgactcgacagttcttcccgtcttcgcgacccagtggaatatgtatcgaaagcaaaacatagatgggccggtcacatcatgagaagaatcgacgatagatggactaaaagaacgctagagtggatcccaagaaatgctaaacgccctcgagggagaccgccaacgagatga
- a CDS encoding hypothetical protein (NECATOR_CHRIV.G15045.T1), whose translation MKSLSWEERDMRVDGRFLSNLRFADDIVLFSSSTNEAERRLNELNEAAKRIGLRIKRKKTQFMKNAYCEDGGVQLECSTNLGNFVIRIPRAFYGLGKRLEGRTK comes from the coding sequence atgaaatcgctatcctgggaagaaagggacatgcgtgttgatggaagatttctttcgaaccttcgtttcgcggacgacatcgttctcttttcgagcagtaccaatgaagcagaaaggAGGCTCAACGAACTGAACGAAGCAgcgaagagaataggactgcgaataaagaggaagaagacacagttcatgaagaacgcctactgcgaggacggaggagtacaacttgaatgTTCCACAAATcttggaaacttcgtcatacgtatacctcgggcGTTCTATGGActtggaaaacgacttgaaggaagaactaaatAG